A single Prevotella sp. E15-22 DNA region contains:
- a CDS encoding site-specific integrase: MSNICKTVTLRTRKIKKGTQLSFYLDYYPGYRDESTMKVQRHESLGIYIFAKPKNQRERDYNERMTEKAEALRCRRYESIVNERYDFFDREKEKGNFLAWFKKKADARNTKWQNVYKHFETFCEGKCTFGEIDVDLCNKFKEYLYTAPQTIHKKQKLHTNTIAGYWSTFRAVLHTAYRDHKIKENPNGFLDRIDTIPTEKEHLSQPELVSLANTDCKEPVLKKAFLFSCLTGLRKSDVKALTWKKIQPYGDGGMYITVRMQKTQQLVNNPVSEEALELIGFYDGEYEPDAKVFPDFKDKMTGTSLKNWLKAAGITKHITFHCARHTFGSLQVDAGTGIYTVQHMLGHKNVETTQIYANMADESKRESVNRITLKPKITPQLKVVGQG; the protein is encoded by the coding sequence ATGAGTAACATTTGTAAGACAGTAACCTTGCGTACGCGTAAGATAAAGAAAGGTACGCAGCTGAGCTTCTACCTTGACTACTACCCCGGCTACAGGGATGAGTCAACCATGAAGGTACAGCGACATGAGTCGCTTGGCATCTACATCTTTGCCAAGCCCAAGAACCAGCGCGAGCGTGACTATAACGAGCGCATGACGGAAAAAGCCGAGGCACTGCGCTGCCGACGCTATGAGAGCATCGTGAACGAACGCTACGACTTCTTCGACAGAGAGAAGGAAAAAGGCAACTTCCTCGCATGGTTCAAGAAAAAGGCCGATGCCAGAAACACCAAGTGGCAGAACGTCTATAAGCATTTCGAAACTTTCTGCGAAGGCAAATGCACTTTCGGGGAGATAGACGTTGACCTGTGCAACAAGTTCAAGGAGTACCTTTATACCGCTCCACAGACCATCCACAAGAAGCAGAAGCTGCACACCAACACCATTGCAGGCTACTGGTCAACCTTCCGCGCCGTGCTCCACACAGCCTACCGCGACCACAAGATCAAGGAGAATCCCAATGGCTTCCTTGACAGAATAGACACTATTCCTACGGAGAAGGAACACCTCTCACAGCCTGAGCTCGTCAGCCTTGCCAATACAGACTGCAAGGAACCTGTGTTGAAAAAGGCTTTCCTCTTCTCTTGTCTGACTGGACTCAGAAAGAGCGACGTTAAGGCATTGACGTGGAAGAAGATTCAGCCATACGGAGATGGAGGCATGTATATCACTGTGCGTATGCAGAAGACTCAGCAGCTTGTGAACAACCCCGTCAGCGAAGAGGCTCTTGAACTCATCGGCTTCTACGACGGAGAATACGAACCCGATGCAAAAGTCTTTCCCGACTTCAAGGACAAGATGACAGGCACCTCCTTGAAGAACTGGCTGAAGGCTGCAGGTATCACCAAGCACATCACCTTCCATTGTGCTCGTCATACCTTTGGCTCCTTGCAGGTTGATGCAGGAACAGGCATCTACACCGTCCAGCACATGCTCGGACACAAAAATGTGGAAACCACTCAGATTTATGCTAACATGGCTGACGAGAGCAAGCGCGAGTCGGTCAACCGCATCACGTTGAAGCCAAAGATAACTCCGCAACTGAAAGTCGTCGGGCAGGGCTAA
- a CDS encoding leucine-rich repeat domain-containing protein: protein MNKVILMVFWMLSPTIANAFTGEKEINGIWYNIVTKIATAEVISSKGNKYSGDIVIPATIEYEGVTCNVNAIKESAFSYCDNVISIKMPSSIKTIGSMAFLYCSKLTSIEIPSNVIEIGYRAFAGCSGMNSIVVDNANTTFDSRNNCNAIIETSTNKLIVGCNNTIIPSGVTTIGTFSFEASSGLSSLIIPSTVTTIEDCAFQSCSGLNTVYIPNSVVSIGRGAFSGSGITSIEMPNSISEIMFDTFSGCKNLQTVAIPNSITKIGQTAFSGCSSLVSITIPNSVTILEKSTFNGCSGLKSVTLGEGLKTIAYNTFNGCSNLNTIVLGSQIVKVEEAAFRNCSSLTSLSFLNNVSHLGLHAFEGCTGLEEIIIPDKVNTMDKEVFYNCSNLQSVVISENMTSICNGTFRGCANLKSVTIGSNVEYIEENAFHSCTALTSINFPSRVKVIGAGAFGNCI from the coding sequence ATGAATAAAGTAATTCTTATGGTGTTTTGGATGTTATCACCGACTATTGCTAATGCCTTCACAGGAGAAAAAGAAATAAATGGGATATGGTATAACATCGTTACAAAAATCGCTACAGCAGAAGTCATTAGTTCTAAAGGTAATAAGTATAGTGGTGATATCGTTATTCCTGCGACGATAGAATACGAGGGTGTTACTTGCAATGTCAATGCCATAAAAGAGTCTGCATTTAGTTATTGCGACAATGTAATAAGTATAAAGATGCCAAGTAGCATAAAGACCATCGGCTCTATGGCCTTTTTGTACTGTTCAAAACTGACAAGTATTGAAATTCCCTCCAATGTTATAGAAATCGGTTATAGAGCATTTGCAGGATGTAGTGGAATGAATTCTATTGTCGTGGATAATGCAAATACCACTTTCGATTCTAGAAATAATTGTAATGCGATAATTGAAACTTCGACAAACAAACTTATTGTAGGGTGTAATAATACGATCATACCCAGTGGCGTTACTACCATTGGTACGTTCTCTTTCGAAGCAAGTTCAGGGTTGTCTTCATTGATTATTCCTAGTACTGTTACAACAATTGAAGATTGCGCTTTTCAATCTTGCTCAGGACTTAATACAGTTTATATACCAAATAGTGTCGTTTCAATCGGAAGAGGCGCATTTAGTGGAAGTGGTATTACTTCAATAGAAATGCCGAATAGTATTTCTGAGATTATGTTTGATACATTTAGCGGTTGTAAGAATCTCCAAACAGTGGCAATTCCAAATAGCATTACAAAAATTGGGCAAACTGCATTTTCAGGATGTAGTTCTTTGGTTTCAATAACAATTCCCAATAGTGTTACTATTTTGGAAAAATCTACTTTTAACGGATGCTCGGGATTGAAATCCGTCACACTTGGAGAGGGGCTCAAAACAATTGCATATAACACATTTAATGGCTGCAGCAACCTTAATACGATTGTCCTAGGAAGCCAAATTGTCAAAGTCGAAGAAGCGGCTTTCAGAAATTGTTCGAGTTTGACATCACTATCCTTTCTTAATAATGTCAGTCATTTAGGTCTTCACGCATTTGAAGGCTGCACAGGACTTGAAGAAATAATAATTCCAGATAAAGTTAATACTATGGATAAAGAGGTGTTTTACAACTGCTCAAATCTTCAATCTGTTGTAATAAGCGAAAACATGACTTCTATTTGCAATGGAACCTTTAGAGGTTGTGCAAATTTAAAATCTGTAACAATCGGATCTAATGTTGAATATATTGAAGAAAACGCATTCCATAGTTGCACGGCATTAACTTCAATTAATTTCCCCTCCAGAGTCAAAGTAATAGGAGCTGGAGCTTTCGGTAATTGTATTTAG
- a CDS encoding pyridoxamine 5'-phosphate oxidase family protein, which translates to MAGIKELIAQMADKLPITYISSVDQEGFPWTKAMLKPRKREGIKTFYFTTNTFSIRVAQYKANPKASIYFCDVEGFKGMMLRGTMEVLTDAASKEMIWRDGDEQYYPGGVTDPNYCVMKFTATDGRFYSDFYPRSFVIE; encoded by the coding sequence TTGGCAGGCATAAAAGAACTCATTGCACAGATGGCCGACAAACTGCCCATCACTTATATCTCGTCAGTAGACCAAGAAGGTTTCCCTTGGACCAAGGCCATGCTGAAACCACGCAAACGCGAGGGCATCAAAACCTTCTACTTCACCACCAACACATTCTCAATACGTGTGGCTCAATACAAGGCTAACCCCAAGGCCTCGATCTATTTCTGCGATGTCGAGGGTTTCAAGGGCATGATGCTGCGCGGTACGATGGAGGTACTGACGGATGCCGCTTCGAAAGAGATGATTTGGCGTGATGGAGACGAACAGTACTATCCAGGCGGCGTGACCGACCCGAACTATTGTGTCATGAAGTTCACCGCCACCGATGGTCGTTTCTATAGCGATTTTTATCCACGTAGTTTTGTAATTGAGTAA
- a CDS encoding GNAT family N-acetyltransferase produces MNRITMETNRIILCPWRESDAETLYKWASDPDVGPRAGWPPHQNVEESLEIIRTVFNDVLHTWAIVLKETDEPIGAMGYGPSCECDLPAREGEPLIGYWVAKPYWNKGICTEALRLMLDHIRESTDIKSLISGHFVDNPASGRVMEKCGFVPTGEICIDENQYQGENRPIRVLRLELSSLHGAT; encoded by the coding sequence ATGAATAGAATTACAATGGAAACAAATCGTATCATATTGTGCCCTTGGCGCGAATCGGATGCGGAGACACTGTATAAATGGGCTTCTGATCCTGATGTGGGGCCTCGTGCAGGATGGCCACCTCATCAGAATGTGGAGGAGAGTCTGGAGATTATTCGCACTGTATTTAATGACGTGCTGCACACATGGGCTATCGTTCTAAAAGAGACTGACGAACCTATTGGCGCTATGGGGTACGGCCCGTCGTGCGAGTGCGATCTGCCGGCCCGCGAGGGTGAACCGCTCATTGGTTATTGGGTGGCCAAGCCCTATTGGAATAAGGGCATCTGCACAGAGGCACTGCGCCTGATGTTAGACCACATCCGAGAATCGACGGACATCAAATCGCTCATTAGCGGCCACTTCGTAGATAATCCAGCTTCTGGTAGAGTAATGGAAAAGTGTGGTTTCGTTCCCACAGGCGAGATTTGCATAGACGAAAACCAGTATCAAGGTGAGAACAGGCCTATCAGAGTATTGAGATTAGAATTGTCATCATTGCATGGTGCTACATAG
- a CDS encoding GyrI-like domain-containing protein: MRIEEINGDEVIYMRRTGQYGEENYELMCKMKAWSNERGLLTDDAVLFGIALDNPQFTKPSECRYDVCLLASSAKDIAVEDQVETRNLCGGKYAVFTINHTKDAVTDFWKSFPTEMANNGVKIDFSRPIMERYSVKMVSNGFCEMCVPIVE, translated from the coding sequence ATGAGAATAGAAGAAATCAATGGTGACGAGGTTATTTATATGCGTCGCACGGGACAATACGGTGAAGAAAACTATGAGCTGATGTGCAAAATGAAGGCATGGTCTAATGAACGAGGCTTGTTGACAGACGATGCTGTACTTTTTGGTATAGCCCTCGACAACCCACAATTCACTAAACCAAGCGAGTGTAGATATGATGTATGCCTATTAGCTTCAAGCGCAAAAGATATCGCAGTCGAAGACCAAGTAGAGACCCGGAACCTCTGCGGGGGCAAATATGCAGTCTTCACCATCAACCACACTAAAGATGCCGTAACAGATTTCTGGAAATCATTTCCGACAGAGATGGCCAACAACGGCGTGAAGATAGATTTTTCACGCCCAATAATGGAAAGATATTCTGTCAAGATGGTGTCAAACGGCTTTTGCGAGATGTGTGTGCCTATAGTTGAATGA
- a CDS encoding pyridoxamine 5'-phosphate oxidase family protein — MAQMADKLPIAYISSVDQEGFPWTKAMLKPRKREGIKTFYFTTNTFSIRVAQYKANPKASIYFCDAEGFKGMMLRGTMEVLTDAASKEMIWRDGDTEYYLGGVTDPNYCVLKFTATDGRFYSDFYPRSFVIE; from the coding sequence ATTGCACAGATGGCCGACAAACTGCCCATCGCTTACATCTCATCAGTAGACCAAGAAGGTTTTCCTTGGACCAAGGCCATGCTGAAGCCACGCAAGCGTGAGGGTATCAAAACTTTCTACTTTACAACTAACACATTCTCAATACGTGTGGCCCAATACAAAGCCAACCCCAAAGCCAGCATCTATTTCTGTGATGCCGAAGGATTTAAGGGCATGATGCTCAGAGGTACGATGGAGGTACTGACGGATGCCGCCTCGAAGGAGATGATCTGGCGCGATGGCGACACAGAGTACTATCTCGGTGGTGTCACCGACCCTAACTATTGCGTACTCAAATTCACCGCCACCGATGGTCGATTCTATAGCGATTTTTATCCACGTAGTTTTGTGATTGAATAA
- a CDS encoding flavodoxin family protein: MNILILSGSPRRGGNTDLLVEAFVKGVLQKHHVEVVSVHDYKVNPCMGCNACFRSEHHLCAQKDDMSVIYEKMAHADILVIASPVYFYGLSAQLKAVIDRCHNPVRDTFPIKKMALLLVGAATLPELFDSILVQYQLCLNFFKLEDAGRVLVRGVKDKGDIKNTNALNEAFELGQHI, translated from the coding sequence ATGAATATACTGATTCTCTCAGGAAGCCCTCGGAGGGGCGGCAATACGGACTTATTGGTGGAGGCGTTCGTCAAAGGTGTCTTGCAGAAACACCATGTAGAGGTCGTATCTGTACACGATTATAAGGTCAATCCCTGCATGGGCTGTAACGCCTGCTTCAGGAGCGAGCACCATCTTTGTGCTCAGAAGGATGATATGTCGGTTATCTATGAGAAGATGGCTCATGCCGATATTTTGGTAATTGCCTCGCCTGTGTATTTCTACGGACTGAGTGCACAGCTGAAGGCCGTCATCGACCGCTGTCATAATCCCGTCAGGGATACGTTCCCCATCAAGAAGATGGCGTTGCTGCTTGTTGGTGCTGCCACACTTCCTGAACTCTTCGACAGCATCCTCGTGCAATACCAGCTCTGCCTGAACTTCTTCAAGTTGGAGGATGCTGGTCGTGTGTTGGTTCGTGGTGTCAAGGATAAAGGCGATATCAAAAACACCAATGCCTTGAACGAGGCATTCGAGTTAGGACAACATATATAA